A genomic stretch from Phocoena phocoena chromosome 9, mPhoPho1.1, whole genome shotgun sequence includes:
- the PURB gene encoding transcriptional regulator protein Pur-beta, producing MADGDSGSERGGGGGPGGFQPASRGGGEQETQELASKRLDIQNKRFYLDVKQNAKGRFLKIAEVGAGGSKSRLTLSMAVAAEFRDYLGDFIEHYAQLGPSSPEQVAAAAGAEEGGGPRRALKSEFLVRENRKYYLDLKENQRGRFLRIRQTVNRGGGGPGPGGLQSGQTIALPAQGLIEFRDALAKLIDDYGGEDDELAGGPGGGAGGPGGGLYGELPEGTSITVDSKRFFFDVGCNKYGVFLRVSEVKPSYRNAITVPFKAWGKFGGAFCRYADEMKEIQERQRDKLYERRGGDESEGEEVDED from the coding sequence ATGGCGGACGGCGACAGCGGCAGCGAGCGCGGCGGCGGTGGCGGGCCCGGCGGCTTCCAGCCCGCGTCCCGCGGCGGCGGCGAGCAGGAGACGCAGGAGCTGGCCTCGAAGCGGCTGGACATCCAGAACAAACGCTTCTACCTGGACGTGAAGCAGAACGCCAAGGGCCGCTTCCTCAAGATCGCCGAGGTGGGCGCGGGCGGCTCCAAGAGCCGCCTCACGCTGTCCATGGCGGTGGCCGCCGAGTTCCGCGACTACCTGGGCGACTTCATCGAACACTACGCGCAGCTGGGCCCCAGCAGCCCCGAGCAGGTGGCAGCGGCAGCGGGCGCCGAGGAGGGCGGTGGGCCGCGGCGCGCGCTCAAGAGCGAGTTTCTGGTGCGCGAGAACCGCAAGTACTATCTGGACCTCAAGGAGAACCAGCGCGGCCGCTTCCTGCGCATCCGCCAGACGGTCaaccgcggcggcggcggcccggggCCCGGCGGCCTGCAGAGCGGCCAGACCATCGCGTTGCCCGCGCAGGGCCTCATCGAGTTCCGCGACGCGCTGGCCAAGCTCATCGACGACTACGGCGGCGAGGACGACGAGCTGGCTGGGGGCCCGGGCGGCGGTGCCGGGGGCCCCGGGGGTGGCCTGTACGGGGAGCTCCCGGAAGGCACCTCCATCACGGTGGACTCTAAGCGTTTCTTCTTCGACGTGGGCTGCAACAAGTACGGAGTGTTCCTGCGCGTGAGCGAGGTGAAGCCGTCCTACCGCAACGCCATTACCGTCCCCTTCAAGGCCTGGGGCAAGTTCGGGGGCGCCTTTTGCCGGTATGCGGATGAGATGAAAGAGATCCAGGAGCGGCAGAGGGATAAGCTTTATGAGCGACGCGGCGGGGACGAgtcagagggagaggaggtggatgAGGATTGA